The proteins below come from a single Papaver somniferum cultivar HN1 chromosome 11, ASM357369v1, whole genome shotgun sequence genomic window:
- the LOC113323183 gene encoding craniofacial development protein 2-like isoform X1 has product MPPPNPGAMSQGNPTTLVSGAVDGYNSNEDASVLQRPTQGSSTTSSCLLNNERESSYLAEYVREAKNLAKGTTVRFGSWNVGSLTGKLREVVDTAARSGVNILCVQETRWGRLDEVEVEDTGFRIWNRGGEKPNGVGILVDKSLKNRIFGVTRKTGIILVKLIVSHMVLNVISASAAQVYVSEDAKQKFWEDLNGLVRGVPSSERLIIGGDFHGHVGRSREGFHRVHGGFGYGDKNQEGEEILNFALANDLMVANTFFKKKESHIVTFINGEYSSQINFFLARRGDRKECKECKVIPEGCVVSQHQLLVSDFVFGAKTTWTKWWKLAEDAPRVFKDKTKAEGVTKIKDRTVAGVTKIKYRTMTEGVTKTRRKKNGRSMKDRRGNQPWKAGGDWRQKVAVESLGVTTKWTRK; this is encoded by the exons ATGCCCCCCCCTAATCCAGGAGCTATGTCTCAAGGAAATCCAACAACGCTTGTAAGTGGGGCAGTTGATGGATATAACAGTAACGAAGATGCCTCGGTTTTACAGAGACCAACTCAAGGTAGTAGTACCACCTCTTCATGTCTTCTTAACAATGAGCGAGAGTCTTCGTACCTCGCTGAATATGTGCGAGAAGCAAAGAACCTAGCCAAGGGAACTACTGTTCGTTTCGGTAGCTGGAATGTAGGGTCCTTAACAGGAAAGTTAAGAGAGGTAGTTGATACTGCGGCTAGAAGTGGTGTAAATATCTTATGCGTTCAGGAGACTAGATGGGGACGCCTGGATGAGGTGGAGGTGGAAGACACAGGCTTTAGGATATGGAACAGAGGAGGAGAAAAACCAAACGGAGTAGGCATCTTAGTTGACAAGAGCCTTAAGAACAGAATCTTTGGCGTTACAAGAAAAACTGGGATCATCCTAGTCAAGCTCATAGTTAGTCATATGGTTTTGAATGTCATAAGTGCGTCTGCCGCACAAGTATATGTAAGTGAGGACGCCAAGCAGAAGTTCTGGGAAGATCTGAATGGCCTG GTCAGAGGTGTGCCTAGTAGTGAGAGGCTTATCATTGGAGGAGACTTCCACGGTCACGTTGGCAGAAGTAGGGAGGGGTTTCACAGGGTGCATGGAGGGTTTGGGTATGGTGATAAAAaccaagaaggagaagaaatcttgaatttCGCTTTAGCCAATGACCTCATGGTAGCTAACACCTTCTTTAAAAAGAAAGAATCCCATATTGTTACCTTTATAAATGGTGAGTACTCTAGCCAGATCAACTTTTTTCTTGCTAGGAGAGGGGATAGAAAGGAGTGCAAGGAATGTAAGGTTATACCTGAAGGATGTGTTGTCTCACAACATCAGCTCTTGGTATCCGATTTTGTCTTTGGCGCCAAAACTACATGGACCAAGTGGTGGAAGCTCGCAGAAGATGCCCCACGGGTATTTAAGGATAAGACGAAGGCTGAAGGAGTTACCAAAATTAAAGATAGGACTGTGGCAGGAGTTACCAAAATTAAATATAGGACGATGACAGAAGGAGTTACCAAAACAAGGAGAAAAAAGAATGGCAGGAGTATGAAGGATAGGAGAGGCAACCAGCCATGGAAAGCAGGTGGCGACTGGCGTCAGAAGGTGGCTGTGGAGTCGCTTGGAGTGACGACGAAATGGACGCGAAAGTAA